From a region of the Lactuca sativa cultivar Salinas chromosome 4, Lsat_Salinas_v11, whole genome shotgun sequence genome:
- the LOC111913179 gene encoding palmitoyl-monogalactosyldiacylglycerol delta-7 desaturase, chloroplastic: MRNLLVSVADSDGGKQPGSRKIPFSDVVITGTRNNFWGRKWRTIDIQVALWVTFVHVLALFAPFTFTWDAFSVAFIGYLLTGLVGITLSYHRLLAHHSLKLPKWLEYTCVYFGVLAAQRDPIFWVSMHRYHHQFVDSNKDTHSPINGFWFSHMGWLFDSGYILEKYKERKNVEDLKKQPFYMFIRKTYMWHIIGCGAVLYAWGGFPYFVWGLGVRTIWVYHLTFLVNSACHIWGNQVWNTGDLSRNNWWVAVLTFGEGWHNNHHAFENSARHGLEWWQLDVSWYIIRFLEIIGLATNVKVPSEAQKLKKSIFTSDNTFK; this comes from the exons ATGAGAAACTTATTGGTGTCAGTCGCCGACTCCGACGGTGGAAAGCAACCGGGTAGCCGGAAAATACCATTTTCCGACGTAGTAATCACAGGCACCAGAAACAACTTTTGGGGTCGAAAGTGGCGGACGATTGACATCCAGGTGGCCTTATGGGTTACTTTTGTTCATGTTCTTGCACTCTTTGCACCATTTACGTTCACCTGGGATGCGTTTTCCGTCGCATTCATTGGTTACTTGTTAACCGGACTTGTGGGCATAACTCTCTCTTATCACCGGCTTCTAGCCCACCATAGTCTCAAACTTCCAAAATGGCTCGAGTACACATGTGTTTATTTCGGGGTCCTAGCCGCTCAG AGAGATCCGATATTTTGGGTGAGCATGCATAGATATCATCACCAGTTTGTCGATTCGAATAAAGATACACATTCACCCATTAATGGGTTCTGGTTTAGTCATATGGGCTGGCTTTTTGACAGCGGATACATTCTTGAAAAG TATAAGGAACGGAAAAATGTGGAAGATTTAAAAAAACAGCCGTTCTATATGTTTATACGAAAGACCTACATGTGGCATATAATAGGATGCGGGGCTGTCTTGTATGCTTGGGGTGGCTTTCCGTACTTCGTTTGGGGCTTG GGTGTTAGAACCATATGGGTTTATCATCTCACATTTCTGGTGAATTCTGCTTGTCACATTTGGGGAAACCAAGTTTGGAACACCGGTGATCTCTCCAGAAACAACTG GTGGGTGGCAGTGCTTACTTTTGGAGAAGGATGGCATAACAATCATCATGCATTTGAGAATTCAGCTCGACATGGATTAGAGTGGTGGCAATTAGATGTTTCTTGGTATATCATAAGATTTCTTGAAATCATAGGATTGGCAACCAATGTCAAAGTGCCAAGTGAAGCCCAAAAGCTCAAGAAATCGATTTTCACTTCTGataatacattcaaatga